The Cystobacter ferrugineus genome includes the window CCACATCGTGCGGCGCGCGGGGGCCATCACCACCGTGGCCTTCGTCTCCAGTGGCATCGTGTTGGCGGCGGGCGGCGAGTCATGCAGGCAGACCCGGCCCCCGGGCGTGCCGTGATCCGCGAGCATCCGCATCACCGACTCCGGAGTGTGGTGGCCATGCCCCTGGGCCACCAACTCCTCGATGCGTGCCTTTCGGCCAAACGTGCAGGGCGACACCACGTGCGTGAAGTCCTGCTCCCGGAAGCGCTCGGACTGGTAGTGATTGGCGTGGACGAGCACTCCCCGCTCGGGCTTCAACAGGACGTGGTCGTCGTATGTGCTTTCAATGCCCACCACTCGCCCCTGTGCATCCGCGAGGTGGTAGTAGCCAATGCCTCTCGCCGCCGAGACGAGCACCTCCAGCGCCGCCGAGAGGCTCGGCTGGCGCATCGCCCGGGGGATGTACACGGACAGGGGCAGCAGGGAGGGGCAGGGCCGGGGCGCCACGAGCGTGAGGTTGGCGCAGTTGCCCACCCCGTCGCTGTTGAGGTGGTAGTAGGGCGAGCCGGACAGGCACAAGGACAACTGCTCGCGTCCGTCCGCATGGCGGATGCGCAGCAGGTCCACCCGGGCGTCGGGGTTCCAGTCGATCGTCTGCCCGATGAGGGCCTGGCCATCCGCGGTCGCCTCGCCCGTGAGCGCCACCGAGGTGCACATGCCTCCGAGCTGTGAGCAGTGCACGGCCAGCTCCAGCATGCACTGGAGCGCGAACGCCTCCTCATAGGGCAGCCCGGCGCCCTCGGCCTGGCCTCGGATGAGCTCCAACGCCTCCGGCTCGAAGGCGCGCACATTGGCCTCCAGTTGCAGCGCCATCCGCACCGCGTCCCGCCGCGAGGTGCGTGAGGGTCCGTGAGAGAGGGCGAAGAAGAAGGTCTCGGCCGAGGCGCGCAGGCTCTCCCGACAGGCCTCTCCCCATTGCTGGCCAATCATCCGGGGGGTTCCCTGGCACTCGATGACTCGAAGTGGCTGTGTCGTCATGGCGTATACGCTACGGAGGGAGGCCCCACCCGCGCTTGAACGAATGCGACACGTGGGAGCCGCTTCAGCCCGGAAGGCGGAACGTGCTCGGGGGGCGGCCCGTCAGCTCCCGGAACTCCCGCGTCATGTGCGCGTGGTCCGCGTAGCCACAGCGGTACGCCACGTCCGAGAGCGAGCCGCCCGCGCTCGCCCGCAGCAGGCCGAGCGCGTGCTGGAGCCGCGCGATGCGCGCGTAGGTCCCCGGAGAGAAACCCACGCGCTCCTTGAAGGCGCGTTGCAGGGTGCGTGGACTGAGGTGCAGGGTCTTCGCCAGGGCGCCCGGGCGTGGAGGCTCCGGCCGGGAGAGCAGGTGGTGCAGCACCCGGTCGAAGCTGTCTCCCGAGGGGCAGGCGGTCCGTTCCAGCAGGGGCGTGAGCACTTCACACATGGGCCCCAGGGAGCCCGCGGACAGCAGGCGCTCGCCGAGCGCGTCGAGGGACAGCCCACCGAGGTGACGCAACTCCACCGCCTCGTTGACCAGCTCGGCGGGGCTGGCGTCCACGAGCCGGGGCATGGCACCCGGGTGGAAGTGCACCATCAGGTAGCCCCGGCCCGCCTGTGTCGCCACGTGCAGGGGCCGGGTCACCGGGCCATACAGGACGGCCCGGCAGCGCTCGGGCGTCAGCTCCAGCAGCAGGTCCACGTTGGCGTCGGGGACGACCTCGTGCTCCCAGGTGAGGGCGTGCTCCGGGGGCACCCACCGCAGGCACTCCACCCGGTGCCCGAGCGAGGCGGGGGCGGACATCTGCTCCATCCGCGGATCGGGGACGGTCGTGGCGGGCATGGCCGAAGTATAGTCCCTGCTCAGGCTCATGACCTTCCCGGACCGCAAGACGCGAGGACGCACCTCCCCCGGGCGCCTCCAGGGGCTCGATGCGTACCTGCTCCACGAGGAGCGCGCGTTGCTCTCCCGGCGGGAGGAGGAGTGGGCCCACGCCGCCTTCGTGGACGTGGGCTTTGGCGAGCACCCGTGGACCACGCTGGACAGCGCCCGCGCCTTCCGGGACGTCCACCCGGAGCTCCCCGTGGTGGGCGTGGAGCTGGAGTCCCACCGCGTGGCCGCCGCCCAGGTGCACGCGGACGCCCTCACCGACTTCCGGCAGGGCGGCTTCTCCCTGCCCCTACGGCCCGGTGAGACGGTGCGCCTCATCCGCGCCATGAACCTGCTGCGTGGCTACCGCCCCGAGGATGTGTCCGGCATCCACCACACCCTGGGACAGGCGCTGCTCGAGGGTGGGTTGCTCGTCGAGGGCAGCTCGGACACGTCCGGCGCGGTGCTGGTCGCGCACCTGCTGCGGCGCGTGCCCGGGGGGCTGTCGCGCGAGGCCCTGTTGTTCCACACCGACTTCAGCCGCGGTTTCGCCCCCGTGCTCTTCCGGGACTGGTTGCCCCGGGACTTCCGCCGCCGGGTGAAGCCCGGAGCGCCCATCCACGCCTTCTTCGCGCAGTGGACGGAGGCCTGGGAGGCAGCGCGCGCGGCGGGCCCCCTGTCGCCCCCGGAAGCCTTGCGCCAGTCCGTGCTGGGTCTGGCCGAGCGCATCGAGGGCATCGTCACGCGGGCCTGGCTGCTCGAGCACGGCTATGTGCTCTGGCGGCCACGTGGGGGCGTGTTTCAATAGAATCGCTGTTCACCGGGGGTGTCTCCTCATTAAA containing:
- a CDS encoding methylase, which encodes MTFPDRKTRGRTSPGRLQGLDAYLLHEERALLSRREEEWAHAAFVDVGFGEHPWTTLDSARAFRDVHPELPVVGVELESHRVAAAQVHADALTDFRQGGFSLPLRPGETVRLIRAMNLLRGYRPEDVSGIHHTLGQALLEGGLLVEGSSDTSGAVLVAHLLRRVPGGLSREALLFHTDFSRGFAPVLFRDWLPRDFRRRVKPGAPIHAFFAQWTEAWEAARAAGPLSPPEALRQSVLGLAERIEGIVTRAWLLEHGYVLWRPRGGVFQ
- a CDS encoding AraC family transcriptional regulator; the encoded protein is MSLSRDYTSAMPATTVPDPRMEQMSAPASLGHRVECLRWVPPEHALTWEHEVVPDANVDLLLELTPERCRAVLYGPVTRPLHVATQAGRGYLMVHFHPGAMPRLVDASPAELVNEAVELRHLGGLSLDALGERLLSAGSLGPMCEVLTPLLERTACPSGDSFDRVLHHLLSRPEPPRPGALAKTLHLSPRTLQRAFKERVGFSPGTYARIARLQHALGLLRASAGGSLSDVAYRCGYADHAHMTREFRELTGRPPSTFRLPG
- a CDS encoding C45 family autoproteolytic acyltransferase/hydolase, whose amino-acid sequence is MTTQPLRVIECQGTPRMIGQQWGEACRESLRASAETFFFALSHGPSRTSRRDAVRMALQLEANVRAFEPEALELIRGQAEGAGLPYEEAFALQCMLELAVHCSQLGGMCTSVALTGEATADGQALIGQTIDWNPDARVDLLRIRHADGREQLSLCLSGSPYYHLNSDGVGNCANLTLVAPRPCPSLLPLSVYIPRAMRQPSLSAALEVLVSAARGIGYYHLADAQGRVVGIESTYDDHVLLKPERGVLVHANHYQSERFREQDFTHVVSPCTFGRKARIEELVAQGHGHHTPESVMRMLADHGTPGGRVCLHDSPPAANTMPLETKATVVMAPARRTMWVAAGPGCRAPFTEFRL